In Leucobacter insecticola, one DNA window encodes the following:
- a CDS encoding DNA modification methylase → MKIRIASSIAIAATIALGATGCSLIAPQGTTVPYAPSDGINVDVEGVSVRNLMLIADESGKNFNVVFSTVNLTSQDQELIITFTGEGTQQARAEFVVPTGSTRFGNPDGPEVPVLVTIPKLEPGATVDAYLRTSGSEEKQRFVPVLDGEHEEYRAYVLPADFAEKASAEAKKVADEDAESAEPKVNDDQPVG, encoded by the coding sequence TTGAAGATTCGGATCGCCTCGTCCATCGCAATTGCGGCGACCATTGCACTCGGGGCAACCGGCTGTAGCCTCATTGCTCCGCAGGGAACGACGGTGCCATACGCGCCGAGTGACGGTATCAACGTTGACGTTGAGGGTGTGAGCGTGCGCAACCTCATGTTGATCGCCGATGAGAGCGGCAAAAACTTCAACGTCGTATTCAGTACGGTTAACCTCACGAGTCAGGACCAGGAACTCATCATCACCTTCACTGGTGAGGGGACGCAGCAGGCCCGCGCAGAGTTCGTGGTGCCGACCGGTAGTACTCGGTTCGGAAACCCGGATGGTCCTGAGGTTCCCGTTCTGGTAACAATCCCTAAGCTGGAGCCGGGTGCCACCGTTGACGCCTACCTGCGCACCTCGGGCTCTGAAGAGAAGCAGCGCTTTGTGCCGGTCCTTGATGGAGAACACGAGGAGTACCGTGCGTATGTGTTGCCCGCTGACTTCGCCGAGAAGGCGAGTGCGGAGGCGAAGAAGGTTGCCGATGAGGATGCCGAGTCGGCTGAGCCTAAGGTGAATGACGACCAACCGGTCGGTTAA
- a CDS encoding CarD family transcriptional regulator, with the protein MQFEVGETVVYPHHGAAKIIEVKKRKLGGEEKLFLKLQVNQGDLTIEVPAENCDLVGVRDVIDQEGLEQVFEVLRAPFTEEPTNWSRRYKANLEKLASGDVIKVSEVVRDLWRRDQEVRSLSAGEKRMLAKARQILVSELALAEKTDEEQAGAVLDKVLATP; encoded by the coding sequence ATGCAATTTGAGGTCGGAGAGACTGTTGTCTACCCCCACCACGGTGCAGCCAAGATCATCGAAGTGAAGAAGCGCAAACTCGGCGGTGAAGAGAAACTCTTCCTGAAGCTGCAGGTGAATCAGGGCGATCTCACCATTGAGGTACCCGCGGAAAACTGCGATCTTGTTGGCGTGCGTGACGTCATTGACCAGGAAGGTCTCGAACAGGTGTTTGAGGTGCTGCGTGCGCCTTTCACCGAGGAGCCGACGAACTGGTCACGTCGTTATAAGGCAAATCTTGAGAAGCTCGCCTCGGGCGATGTCATCAAGGTTTCTGAGGTTGTGCGCGATCTGTGGCGCCGCGATCAGGAGGTGCGTTCACTGTCAGCTGGAGAGAAGCGCATGCTCGCAAAGGCGCGCCAGATTCTCGTCTCTGAGCTCGCGCTTGCAGAGAAGACGGATGAGGAACAGGCTGGCGCCGTGCTCGACAAGGTGCTCGCTACGCCGTAG
- a CDS encoding response regulator transcription factor yields the protein MTQHILLVEDEDSISQPLAFLLEREGYRVEIASDGAEAVSTFAARPSDLVLLDLMLPSLPGTEVCRAIRQTSQVPIIMLTAKDSEIDIVVGLELGADDYITKPYSTRELLARVRSALRRGVPAATEAPTSDGPDALVIDMLGVRLDAERHTVTVRGKEISMPLREFELLEMLMRHAGRVLTRGQLIDRVWGTNYYGDTKTLDVHVKRIRARIEEEPSKPKLISTVRGVGYRFG from the coding sequence GTGACTCAGCACATTCTGCTCGTTGAAGACGAAGACTCGATCTCGCAACCGCTCGCTTTTTTGCTGGAACGGGAAGGGTATCGGGTGGAGATCGCCAGTGACGGAGCAGAGGCCGTGAGCACATTTGCGGCACGTCCGAGCGACCTGGTGCTGCTCGATCTTATGCTGCCGAGCCTCCCGGGCACCGAGGTCTGTCGCGCCATTCGGCAGACTTCACAGGTGCCAATCATCATGCTGACCGCGAAGGATAGCGAGATCGACATCGTGGTGGGGCTTGAGCTCGGAGCTGACGACTACATCACCAAACCCTATTCCACTCGTGAGCTGCTCGCCCGGGTACGCTCAGCCCTGCGCCGTGGTGTGCCCGCGGCGACTGAGGCTCCGACTTCGGATGGGCCTGATGCGCTAGTGATCGACATGCTCGGGGTGCGTCTCGATGCTGAACGACACACGGTAACGGTTCGCGGCAAGGAGATCTCAATGCCGCTGCGCGAGTTTGAGCTGCTAGAAATGCTGATGCGTCACGCGGGCCGAGTGCTGACGCGTGGCCAGCTCATTGATCGAGTTTGGGGCACAAACTACTACGGTGACACCAAGACGCTCGACGTGCACGTAAAGCGGATTCGCGCAAGGATCGAGGAAGAACCCTCGAAGCCGAAGCTTATCTCAACCGTGCGCGGCGTGGGATACCGCTTCGGTTGA
- a CDS encoding sensor histidine kinase — MDPTLIVLASVALGAAIGGGTTLAIVSGRAAGRRRAAEMRPELPEIATSILNEIEIFALILDASLSVVYANPTARREQHVSAEQLREPDFLGRVRRVMSTGVSELHVPDPENSLDTVRIHFVRLQRRFVVVLAEDLGEEQRVNAMRRDFIANVSHELKTPIAAIGLLSEAVQQAADEPEVVRGFAKSLVKESRRLGELSRDVIQLSEAQSTLRPEDREEVSLRDLVRGEVESHREFAAQHGVELVVTDDAKLDREAVILGRPTSLGSAIANLLSNAIRHSPEGGRVGIGMSIERGAFLVTVTDQGEGVAPEHLQRIFERFYRVDGARTRGEGGTGLGLSIARHTMRAHGGDVDVWSQPGVGSSFTLSFPLPEDKGKSKSKSSKRTKKGPQQ, encoded by the coding sequence ATGGATCCGACTCTGATCGTGCTCGCCTCCGTGGCGCTTGGCGCAGCAATTGGGGGAGGTACCACCCTAGCGATCGTCAGCGGCAGGGCCGCAGGGAGACGACGCGCAGCCGAAATGCGCCCCGAACTCCCGGAGATCGCAACGTCGATCCTGAACGAAATCGAGATCTTTGCTTTGATTCTCGATGCTTCCCTGTCCGTGGTCTATGCGAATCCGACCGCCCGGCGCGAACAGCACGTGAGCGCGGAACAGCTTCGCGAGCCCGACTTTCTGGGGCGCGTCAGGCGCGTAATGTCAACGGGCGTCTCCGAACTGCACGTTCCGGATCCAGAAAACTCACTCGACACCGTGCGGATACACTTTGTTCGCCTGCAGCGCCGCTTCGTGGTCGTACTTGCCGAGGACCTCGGGGAGGAGCAGCGCGTGAATGCAATGCGGAGGGACTTCATCGCGAACGTCAGCCACGAGTTGAAGACCCCGATCGCGGCAATTGGGTTGCTTTCCGAGGCCGTGCAACAGGCGGCCGACGAGCCGGAGGTGGTACGGGGCTTTGCGAAGAGCCTCGTGAAAGAATCGCGTCGCCTCGGGGAGCTCTCCCGCGACGTGATCCAGCTCTCAGAAGCGCAATCGACGTTGCGGCCCGAGGACCGCGAGGAGGTATCGCTGCGGGATCTCGTGCGGGGCGAGGTCGAATCCCACCGCGAGTTCGCCGCGCAGCACGGCGTCGAACTGGTGGTGACCGATGACGCGAAACTGGATCGCGAAGCAGTGATCCTGGGTCGGCCCACCTCCCTCGGCTCGGCAATCGCGAACCTGCTGAGTAACGCGATTCGCCACTCACCTGAGGGCGGCAGGGTCGGGATCGGTATGAGTATTGAGCGCGGTGCGTTTCTCGTCACCGTCACCGATCAGGGCGAGGGCGTGGCACCCGAGCACCTGCAGCGCATCTTCGAACGCTTCTACCGCGTCGACGGCGCCCGAACCCGCGGCGAGGGTGGCACCGGTCTCGGTTTGAGTATCGCCCGACACACCATGCGCGCGCACGGCGGAGACGTTGACGTGTGGTCGCAGCCGGGCGTCGGCTCAAGTTTTACCCTGTCCTTCCCGCTTCCCGAGGATAAAGGCAAGAGCAAGAGCAAGTCATCCAAGCGCACCAAGAAGGGACCCCAGCAGTGA
- the ispF gene encoding 2-C-methyl-D-erythritol 2,4-cyclodiphosphate synthase, which produces MIRVGNGFDVHAYDPAAPLWLAGLEWPGEPGLSGHSDGDAVCHAIVDALLSAAGLGDIGELVGVDQPGTENAASTGFITTALSRLAEHGWQPVNVSAQIIGQRPKFAPRRGEAQRVLSDLIGAPVSLGATTTDHLGFTGRGEGVAVIATALITRG; this is translated from the coding sequence ATGATCCGCGTCGGCAACGGCTTTGATGTCCACGCCTATGATCCCGCAGCTCCCCTGTGGCTTGCGGGCCTTGAGTGGCCCGGCGAACCGGGACTGTCGGGGCACAGCGACGGCGACGCCGTGTGTCACGCGATTGTGGACGCTCTCCTTTCCGCTGCGGGCCTGGGCGACATCGGCGAGCTCGTCGGCGTGGATCAGCCGGGCACTGAAAACGCCGCCAGCACTGGCTTCATCACCACCGCGCTGAGCCGCCTCGCCGAGCACGGTTGGCAACCGGTGAACGTATCGGCGCAGATCATCGGTCAGCGGCCGAAGTTCGCGCCGCGGCGCGGGGAGGCTCAGCGGGTGCTTTCGGATCTAATCGGCGCCCCGGTCAGTCTGGGCGCGACCACCACCGACCACCTCGGCTTCACGGGCCGCGGCGAAGGTGTTGCAGTCATCGCGACCGCGCTGATCACGCGGGGATAA
- the ispD gene encoding 2-C-methyl-D-erythritol 4-phosphate cytidylyltransferase, translating to MTASALNNEEAPGGATPHTLPTLGIVLVAAGRGERLGASAPKAFIDLRGRKLIEFGIAVATSLPHTGHLAVVVPEDRAAQALEIVNRVVPADSPWTVTVVPGGRERHESVRFGLDALPDSIDTVLVHDAARPFASAELFERVIGEVRRTGDSVIPALRVADTLKRIDDEGIVHETVDRTPLVAVQTPQGFPRETLAAAHATAQLHADIPTDDAELVQRAGGRVRTVPGEINAHKLTTPEDLRLLEFFLTAHALGLKENA from the coding sequence ATGACTGCTTCCGCGCTCAACAACGAAGAAGCGCCCGGCGGCGCCACACCGCACACCCTCCCAACGCTCGGGATTGTGCTCGTCGCAGCCGGCCGAGGTGAACGGCTCGGCGCGTCAGCCCCCAAGGCCTTCATTGATCTGCGCGGACGCAAGCTGATCGAGTTTGGGATCGCGGTCGCCACCTCACTTCCGCACACTGGCCACCTGGCGGTGGTCGTGCCCGAGGATCGCGCAGCCCAGGCACTCGAGATCGTCAATCGAGTGGTTCCCGCGGACTCCCCCTGGACGGTCACGGTGGTGCCGGGAGGTCGTGAGCGGCACGAGTCAGTGCGTTTCGGCCTCGACGCGCTCCCGGACTCGATTGATACCGTGCTGGTTCACGATGCCGCGAGGCCGTTTGCCAGCGCCGAACTGTTCGAGCGAGTGATCGGTGAGGTACGCCGCACCGGCGACTCCGTCATTCCCGCACTGCGGGTGGCCGATACGTTGAAGCGCATCGACGACGAGGGCATCGTGCACGAGACGGTCGATCGCACACCGCTCGTTGCCGTACAGACCCCACAAGGGTTTCCCCGTGAAACGCTCGCAGCCGCGCACGCGACCGCGCAACTCCACGCTGACATTCCCACTGATGACGCGGAGCTTGTGCAGCGTGCGGGTGGACGAGTCCGAACCGTGCCCGGTGAAATCAATGCCCACAAGCTCACTACCCCAGAAGACCTCCGCCTGCTCGAGTTTTTTCTCACCGCACACGCGCTCGGCCTGAAGGAGAACGCATGA